In Anolis carolinensis isolate JA03-04 chromosome 4, rAnoCar3.1.pri, whole genome shotgun sequence, the genomic window TAATTTATCTTATACCAAATTATAttgccttggagtatggtggaatCTCAGACCCCttatacactgtccttatatcccaggatctgatctcatattatctgcttatactagattatatggcagtggagactcatataatcaatttcCCGGGATATGAGGACAGTATAGACGCGACCTCATtatttggaggttttaaagcagagactggatgggtgTGCTTTGATTTGAGTTTATGcctggcaggggtttggactgaggctcccttctacactgtccttatatcccagaatctgatctgaactggattatttgagtctacattgccaaataatctgggattagcagataatctgagatcagatcctggaatataaaagtagaaattgtgtagaaggggcctaaatggcTCCTGAAGTGTCTTACAACTCCATGATtttatgaaatggaaaaaaaacatttatttaaatctAAAATTGTGTTTCAGACAATTACTTATGAGATGAGGTTTCCCTGTTATGTCTATTCTTTGTGCCTTCATAGTACTTGCACTTGCTTTCATTTATGGCAGTACTATGGTAGGTACACAAAAGACTCTTTGAAATGCAGCAACAGTTCTGTGAATCCTCTATGAAACACACTCTGGCTGCACcagtgataataatataatataataataaaaccttatttctagactgccctctctccctgaagggactcagggtgttttacagacacaaaaaaggcaaacattcaatgtctcaaatgagtacaaacaaatacaaaaataatacaggataacccacagtaacaacagtaaatTTACAACGGAagaattaagcatcaaaatgaaaatgtaatagaaacaatccaataaaatataataaactaaAACATGGGTGAAACATTACAACATATatcttaaaagcaattaaaatacaattacattaaaaatggCTAACACCAATGTTCATTTAAGATGTATCATAGCAGCCTTATAATACAAGTGCGTTAGCCAGCATTCCAGTGGATTAAAATGCCCTAAAATGCACCATCCTACTTCTGCCCAGACAGTGAAGTCTTGaaaacagaaaattattttctCTTGATTGTACAAGAGAACTCCAGTAATGCAGTACTATGGAGACTGTATATATTGTTCTCCTTAAAGGGACCAACAAATGGAGGAAAGGCATCTTCTCCTTCTCAGGCTGTACTAGGTTTCCTCACTGGCCACTCTGAGCCTGTTGTTAATGGCTGTTTTAAAAGACAGAAGGAGATGGAAATTGTTTTGCAGCTCATACTTTATTCAGTTCACTGCATGAGGAATGTTGTGCTACTATTCTAGTGACATAAGATCCAACCTCTTATTCAGTCACAAGTGTGTATGATTTCAGTGTCTGAAAACAGTAATTGCAGTGGTTCAATAATAGAAAATATGTGTTAGATTTTTCTAGTATGTACTAAAAGTGAATTATGgatatttcttttttgtttttttaacaggAGCAGCTGGAAACATCTAGAAGAGAAATTGTTGGGCTCCAGGAAAGGGATAGGCAGCTGCAGTGCAAAAACAAGAATCTGCACCAGCTACTTAAAAGTGAGAAAGATGAGGTCAGTTGCATGGTACTGATAAACTTTGATAGACTGGGTGGGTTTTGTAAGTAAGTACTTCTAGTCTTTAATTTCACAGGAATACCACTAAATGAGGGGTGACTGAAACTTGTGCTTGCAGCAGTCCTGTGTGATCATAAAGCAACCCAATTTCTATGCTAGTTCATGTGGCATTCACAATACTGGCATTACTGACTCTTTCCTTCTGCAACTCCTGATTCAGTGCTGACAGTTTTTTAATGAAATGTGTCTGGAAAGAGTAATCATGGAAAAAAACCTTAATCATGCCCTTCTGAAAAATTGTGTCATTCTGGTTTTTCATTGTACGTAGATTTCTGCATAGGCTAATTATTTGAAGTTCTTGGTATATATGCATTCAAAAGTTTCTTATATCCGTACTTTTCCTGACGGATAAGAATTagtatcaaaatatttatttaaaaatatatgtgttCTAGGTGCAGAAATTACAGAATATTGTTGCAAGCCGAGCGACCCAGTACAATCATGATATGAAGCGGAAAGAAAGGGAATACAACAAACTGAAAGAGCGCTTTCATCAACTCCTTATGAATAAAAAGGATAAGAAAATAGGTAGAACTTCTGATTTGTTACTAGGTGGAGATGGGGATGTGGGCACTTGCTTCTTATTTTAATTCCAAGTTAACATTTTGTGTGTCTCAGCTGTTCTTATGGCGCGTcatacagggagcggacaactcccatgttacggcagctccactggctgccggtctgcttctgggctaaatacaaagtgctggtcattacatACAAAGCCTAAACAATTCAGGTCTGGGCTATTTAACTAACCACATATCCACAACCATGTCTCAAATGTGGTTGGTGAAAACTAaaagggggccttctctgtgatcgcTCCTTTCCTTTGCAACTCCCTTCCTATGAAGCTTAAAACAGCCCCATCAGTCCTCTCCttcaagaagcaattaaaaacattctTCTGCACATTGGTTCTTGGGGAGGAAGATGATTAGCTTCTTATGTTTTTATCTTGACTGACGATGTGGACACTGACTACATTGCCTTAACTTATTGGAGAACCACGTTTTATATCTATATTTTAAACAGATTTTACCAGGCTGTTGTGCACTTTATGAGGTCAGTTGATGACATGTTTTAGCCTAAGTTAATTTATCtggattattttaattgtttgtttctaattgtttattgatttgttttattactattgttttgtttttattgctacGGAATTGAATATTTTCCATCTTTGgttttggaagccgccctgagtcccttagtGGGAGAGAGgccaggttaaaaataaagttttattattagctTTATTATTGTTCATCTTTACCCAAATGTGTGGCAGAACtcaaagataaataaaaatacagggaAGGATGAGGCGTGGGGAACTAGAAGTCCTGCGTTCTGGTCTTTACATCAAGGGAAATAACTTCTAACAATTAACTGCTTGCAGAATGTTGTAGGTAACTATTTGGCCCTACAGGGATACTTCTGCTCAGTCAGCTCTGAAGAGAATAAGATCCTTATCATGCTGCTCAATGTTTTTTGGTTATGGGAAGGAGAAGGACTGAAGCCTCCCATTTCTTACTTTCTGAAATATTCCCAAACTATAGGATTAAATTTTGGATTAAACCCACAAAAAGTGATACCTTACATGGCCAATCAATATGCACAAAAAGTATAATAAAAGCTTTCAAAGCTGAACTGGCTTCTTCAACAAGCAAAAGATGTTTAGAAATTGTACacgagaagaaaagaaaagtgatgTTATCGGAGTCACAGGTCTGAGTAAAGCTCATCTGTTATAGTCCCAAAAAGtttccttgacaagatttgttcagaagggattgcctttgtttttttctgaggttgagagaatgtaacttgcccaaggctactcaggacccttccatactgccacataatccagttctaagcagataatatggattttatatgacagtgtagaagggatctcagtgggtttccattgttGACTGTGATCTCCATAGCCATAGCCCAGTGCTCAAACTACTGAATTTGCTATAACATCCTAATTGGGGAGATGCATTGGAAGGAGAGCAGATGGTAACAATTGACTTGAGTTATATCAAAAGTAAAACAGCAGATGCTGACATATCAGTGCCTCTTTAAACTGGACTAAATAATGACATTGTCCCATGCAGCATGGCATCATTATGGATGGCGTGAGAGATCCTTTAACATTCATTTCTCTCTTTGTTGTAGCTATGGATGTTCTTAACTATGTAGGAAGAGTTGATGGCAAGAGAGGTGCATGGAGAACGGGGAAGACTGAAGCCCGGTAAAATGGTTACTACAAagcttttttgtttctgtttttgcatGCTGTAGTACATTTCATGTTTGGttatttgaatgtttttcttCCAGAAATGAAGAAGAAATGTATAAAGCTCTCCTAAATGATTACGAACAGCGCCAGAAACAGCTTCTGGTGGAAAATGCTGAGCTGAAAAAGCTACTCCagcaaatgaagaaagaaataatttCTCTCTTACCACCACAGAAGCAGAAACCAAAAGAGAAGACGGAAGATGACAATGGGACTGTAAGTTTGTGCATGTATCTCACATATGTTACAAACATCTTTAGAACAGGATTGCATTGCAAGAAGTTGCCTTACAAGTTGTTGTAAACCTATTCATTATTTTCTCAGTGGTTTGTTTCAGATTAGTGTATTTAACTaatttaattaaatatttatacatcatcTTTCTGGATCGAAAACATGCCATGTCAAATGAATTAGAGATTAAATGTGATCAAACTTTAACATTAAGAATACACCATAGACAAAGCTTTCCCCCCCATTGGTGTTATTGAaattacaatcaatggcatcttataattgaagaaataatggtatattaaaatgcaaaataaatcaaCAGTCTGCTCTCTTAACATCAGGGAGCACCAACGTGAATGAAGTTAAGTAGCAGTTTGTTTTAGCAGTCTTGAAATATTGCTATGGTTTGCCAATACTCTTTACTTGTAGGGTTTTTTAACCTGTAGGTGCTGTCAGACATGGAGGAGGACCCTGGAGAAGCAAATAAAGAGAATGTATGGGAACTTTCTTGTGAAACAGTGCGCGAACAGCTAGCTAACAGCATTAGGAAACAGTGgagaatgctgaaaaatcatgttgAAAACCTGGATAACCAAGGTAAAACTGAGAGCTGAGTTATACGTGTGACACTTGTAATTTCATATTGATTGAGTACTGACGTTATTTGAGAAAAGGTCTAGGAAAGTTTTATGATGCCACATAATTATATGTAGAACAGATCTTTTTTAAACTATGGGTTTAATTAATAATGGTAAATctatttttccagttccttcattATTTCTGGATCCAAACTATGAGAAATACAAGGTTTTGATTACTACAGTTGGAACATTTGGATGGAAAGTTGCATTTACCATAGTGAATTTTCTGCATATAAAGTAACACAGAGGCATGCATTATACagtaagagtctcacttatcaaaccttCGCTCATCCCatgttctttattatccaacccAGTCTTTCTCCCgcccatagctgtttctctaggcagcaacacgcagcgggccaacacgctcaataacaacacaagtgcagccatgctcccaaacatgtggcagacttgttgcaaaacatgatattttggtgcttaatttgtaaaatcataacataatttgacgtttaataggctttaccttaatccctccttattatccaacattttcatttatccagtgttctgccggcccgtatatgttggataagcgagactctactgtactgctatAAAAGTGTAAACAGGGAGGTGTTTTTTAAGAAGGTAATCTAGTAAACATATCTTCTTAGAACACCTCaagaacttctttctctggatgtaATAGAACTATTTATATCTTTGGGGTTgcttatttatatagatgttgaacattttatatatatttaaacattCAAAATCTCAACATTTTTAACACAAGAGTACTCATAGCATGTTAACTAtcccagttacaatgaaataacatTTACACAAAAAAAGAgacctatatctatatatctttttGTAATCTCACAGTATAAAAGTAAATCTCCCTCTGAGTAAGTAATTagttcttatttaaaaataagttaaaCATGGCACAATCAAGCAAACTGAAGTGAAGCACTTCCAATTCTTGATTTTAGATTTCCACATCTTGATTTTAGCACTATTGAATTCTGCTTCCCAGAAAAGCATTAATGCTTTTCTCAGAAACGGAATCCGACTGTGCTTACCTCAGAACTTTGTCCTTCATTTCACATACCACATTTGTTAAACTtctctactaggcttgctcaaataattcgatttccccgttacccgttattaattcgttattttcgtttgttttgaagcaatatacggccttgattgtccacacgtctggatatcgcggtttcgaatcacgAGAGgctgttttttcttatttcgtcgtttttttcgttaggaaaagaaagcttttgcaaatcacccaaactcccaccattcaggccctttccttttgcccctcagcaaaaggggcgtcacgggctcagccaatgggagggggcgagggggaaggaggccgaggaggaggaggaggaagacggagggggaaaatggccgccgccgccgcctcgcctcagctcaggcctggtgtctctctgtgaggcgggaaggcggcggatggagccgggaatggagagaccgagagagacagagaggggcccggcggtgaggttttgacgtctgtgcgaagctaggcaagtggggtttatatatctgtggaaggtccagggtgggagaaagaactcttgtctgtgggaggcaagtgtgaatgttgcaattggtcaccttgattagcattgaatagccttgcagcttcaaagcctggctgcttcctacctgggggaatcctttgttgggaggtattagctggccctgattgtttcctgtctggaattcccattttctgggtgttgttcttttactgtcctgattttagcttttctgtagctaaaaatgcatataaaattgattctatagggaggataaatgattggatttcaactcctacagcttggctttctctgccaataatggtacccatcttggatattgtaagggatttattattattattattattattattattattattattattagaccttgctcccaggaaggtgccttcgctgtggctcccaacttatctatctatctacctttccacatattctccacattgtgtgtatgtgtatgtatattatatatacatgagccccgatggcgaagtgtgttaaagcactgagctgctgaacttgcagaccgaaaggtcccaggttcaaatcccgggagcagagtgagtgcccgctgttagctccagcttctgccaacctagcagcttgaaaacatgccaatgtgagtagatcaataggtaccgctctggcgggaaggtaatggcactccatgtagtaatgccggccacatgaccttggaggtgtctatggacaacactggctcttgggcttagaaatggagatgagcaccaacccccagagtcagacatgactgaacttaacgtcaagggatacctttacctttacctatacacacacacacacaaacacacacacacatatgcagggactatatatatatatacagtatatatcacacacacaccaatttaacaaagtttcagccacaaaaacaaagtttctgaagtagaacaatgactttcacagtaaagacaacccaatttaacagaaaataagactttcaaaccaggaacagatttttgcaattattaaaaaatggtttattataaaagctatgaaaattcgccaaaaatcagaggataagggaaacgttccaaattttggtgagctatcagtgttaaatgtgttctaccactgtaccaagtttgaagaagatcactcaaaaaatgagggtgggagagtcctgtaaagtcctctccctctgtgctgtttttgggaattgcgcatgcgcgtccgccattaacgaattaattttgaagataacgaattttcgttaatttcgaatttttttgggggcaaaattcggaaataccttcagaaacgaaacgctgcccccctctagttttgaaacgagtttagaatcaaatttttcgtggatcgatcaagcctattctCTACACATAAAACACAACATGTAATCTTTCATACTTTCTTTATGGCTACCATTATGAATAACTCTATTATTAATGGAAAACACAAAACGGATGTATCATTCCATAGAAGTGCTAGAACAAAGAATGCCTGAGAATGTGTTTTCCCTGAGAAGGACAaaaatgcacatacagtagagtctcacttatccaagctaaacgggccagcagaagcttggataagtgaatatcttggataataaggagggattaaggaaaagcctattaaacatcaaattaggttatgattttacaaattaagcaccaaaacatcatgttatacaacaaatttgacagaaaaggtagttcaatacgcagtaatgttatgttgtaattactgtatttacgaatttagcacgaaaatatcatgatatattgaaaacattgactacaaaaatggcttggataatccagaagcttggataagcgaggcttggataagtgagactctactgtactataaaaagAAAGTCataccaaataagtttgggattGTTTTTGAATGAGTAACGACTTGATAGCATATCAACAGAGTTTATTAGTTGACAACaacatatatatatctcaaacaGGGTGACAAATCATAGAAATGTATAGAACCAGGAGTACTactagaaataaagattcaatgaTTAAATAAAGTAAAGtaaacataatttttttcaaacttGTAGTGTCACATGTACATTCTGGATCACTGCACAACAAAGATACAATCTCAAGAGAAGACCATGAACTGGAGGTTGAAAGATTGCAATCAGAAATTCACCAGTGCAAGGAGATGATAAAAACTCAACAACACCTCTTACAGGTAAGCTGTTCATGCACTACGATTAAAAATACACTTCTCTTGAGTGAGTTGTGAGATGTTTTTGGAACACACAAAAATTCTAGAGTTGTGTTCCCCAATCTCACAATTAAATTCTATACCAAGCCTCTTCTTCCATGGAAGAAATGCAGTTTCTCCCCCAAATGGGCCAAACTTGGTAAGAGTGATGGAGAGTAGAGAATTGTGACTTTAGCAATCTCTCCCAGGATCTTCTCGCTCCTTCTGAAAGGCCAGTTGAGGGCCAGCCAATGAGTTTGAACCATGGTTTAAACTCATTTGCTGGCTGACCCCAGACAGTCCCAGATGTAGTTTTCACTCTGGTCGAACACTAGCCTATTTAGACCAATGCAGGTTGGAGGTTCAGTCATTCTCTGCCTGAGCAGCATCCCACCCTTTATTTGGTATTTGTTTAAGCAAACGGTTATAGACCTTGTTTTTGTCACAGTTTTTGTTGAAGCAATTGTCATTGGAAATAGAGCTGAGAGGTATACGGTATTTTCAGGGTACACTACATGTTTGTTAAAGGAAATTCATAATTGGAACTTGGGGAGGGGATATTGGGCAGCCTTATTATCATCTCCAGGACCTCCCTGTGATAGGGGGAGGTGAGTAATATAGGCAGCAGCAGCTTTCAGTCTTCCTTCCCTTTCACTCGTAAGTACAAGACTGGAGTATCGAACTCATCAATCAGCAGGCTGGTTTGGTCAGTGCTTGGATCCTGACCCATGGGAAATAGATCTGAAAGGCATATTTTCAGGGTATATTGGATGTTGATTAGGGAAGCCCCTAATGGGAACTTTGTGAGGGTGTCTGTTATGAAGTAGGCTTGTTGCCATCTCCAGTGCCCCCTGGTGATTGGGACCAACAAGGATGGTGGCAACTCATGTGGTTTCTCCCCTTCACTCCTAAGTATCAGACTAGAAGATtgggttggcaagatttactgcagctgcagCTGGTGATAACCCGCTGTGCTaaaatctgcttctgaatttattttgtatttcacaTCTTATTTGCAGCAGCAGCTAACGTCTCCATGTGATGATGACACCAATATGTTGCTACAGGACTGTTACTTgttggaagaaaaagagagactgaaGGAGGAATGGAAACTGTTCAGAGAACAAAAGAAGAATTTTGAGAGAGAGCGCAAAAGTTTCACAGATGCTGCTATTAGATTAGGACTTGAGGTACTTAAAAAGTTATATACTTTTTAATGCTGGAGAACAATTATTTTCACACTTTTCAAGCAATCAAGTGTAACTAGTTAACCCTGTTTACTATATTCTAAGATATCGGAATATTGAAAAGAACACGTCTGTAAATACACATTTGACATGTATCGGGGAGTTTCCTATTCTCGGCACAAATCTGTTTAATGTTTACAAATGTACATTTCCAATTCATAGTAGAAATACATCTGTTGTGTGAAGTGTAAAGCAGCCTTTCATTTGCAGCAGGATAATATGAGGACAGTTAATGACCAGTTTCACCAATAATCTGCAGCTTTGTGATACTTTCCCATCTTCTTAAATGTGTATGCCTATCAAAATATGAAAAGTAATGAGACCCGTGTTAACATGTTGTGAtagtccttcattttcttttggtGCAGAGGAAGGCATTTGAGGAAGACCGTGGAGCTTGGCTGAAGCAACAGTTCTTAAGTATGACTTCTGATCATGGGAAACCTCAGTGTGCCTACTTGGGAAGTAAGACTTCAAAATCACATGCATTACATCATTTCTTCTTCATAAATGTACCTTTTTATAAATAAAGCCATGGTCCTGTTTAAGTTGTAACTTCCCAACTACTCTTTAAGTATAAAAAAATTCACCATatgttttgacttcagctcctagaagtcCAAGGCCATATAGCCAGTTGTTAatgattatgggaattgtagtccaaaataatgGAAGGATCACAATTTTCCCCACCCTAAGTTTATATTAGCCATCATATTGTGCAAATTCACTCTTCTTTCTCCACTGACCGTGATGCAGGTATGTGCATTTAATTTCGAAATTATGCTGCTATCTAATGATTACAGCTTCCTTCAATGATTGCAACATGACAGAGTGATCTGACTTACTAATTTCTGAATCTAACAAATGTGACAATACCAGTTTAAGGGCAATAGTGACTCTCCTGGTCAGCGTACCAGCTGGTCTTTTGACCTGATGGATTTTTGTGAATATAAGATCTGTTTTGAGAAATGTTCAGAGGGTTTGACTCCTTAGTTTGGTTGCTTACTGTAGCCTAAGTTTGAGTGCTTGTGGCAAGTACATTTTCAGTATGAAAGTGAGGCAGAGGAAAACTATAAAAGCAGTGTGTTTCATTGGTGTGTCCCCCCTCCCCCGTACCAgccctttctccttttttaatACACACCATGGACATGTAGGTTATTACTAATGGCATGTATGTCACTTAAATTCCCTCCTCTCTATTCTGTCATTAGCTGCAATAATTTCCTAAGAACCAATGTTTATCTCACAGATTCAGACTTGGATACTACGCTACCAAATTTCAGACCTTGCCAAAAGAGATTGAACCACTTCTCCAGTGTCCCGAAATGCTCAGATGCTTGTGGGGCAACTCAGCGTGTTTATGAAAACAGGTACTTTCATCCCCTCCTGAACCAAGAATTTAATATGCTTGAGAACCTTGAACTAACTTAGGTGGAGGCTTTCAGTAcctgaattgtgcttggaaacaaGTTGCATACTCTCTTTGCACATTATTTTTACTGGCTAGTGTGTCATCATTTCTGCACTGTACTGCCAAAACTTGGTAA contains:
- the ssx2ip gene encoding afadin- and alpha-actinin-binding protein isoform X1, which produces MGDWNTIAVPAPLSDNTTPWYTSTKTMSPSSLSLQRVLYSPLPLSKSAHSFFSAFCTEENVEQSLSYLNREMTTLGFPSLYADPKGKELCVVSVLNCMNDLLLLHRKTLRAQEETETQHLKLGSDMDHLQNCYTKLKEQLETSRREIVGLQERDRQLQCKNKNLHQLLKSEKDEVQKLQNIVASRATQYNHDMKRKEREYNKLKERFHQLLMNKKDKKIAMDVLNYVGRVDGKRGAWRTGKTEARNEEEMYKALLNDYEQRQKQLLVENAELKKLLQQMKKEIISLLPPQKQKPKEKTEDDNGTVLSDMEEDPGEANKENVWELSCETVREQLANSIRKQWRMLKNHVENLDNQVSHVHSGSLHNKDTISREDHELEVERLQSEIHQCKEMIKTQQHLLQQQLTSPCDDDTNMLLQDCYLLEEKERLKEEWKLFREQKKNFERERKSFTDAAIRLGLERKAFEEDRGAWLKQQFLSMTSDHGKPQCAYLGNSDLDTTLPNFRPCQKRLNHFSSVPKCSDACGATQRVYENSSSAPLDKTTEDRKLNHMRREQLRKIQTCDASCVVQRNADSFHTLLPANLGTERMDPSP
- the ssx2ip gene encoding afadin- and alpha-actinin-binding protein isoform X2, which gives rise to MGDWNTIAVPAPLSDNTTPWYTSTKTMSPSSLSLQRVLYSPLPLSKSAHSFFSAFCTEENVEQSLSYLNREMTTLGFPSLYADPKGKELCVVSVLNCMNDLLLLHRKTLRAQEETETQHLKLGSDMDHLQNCYTKLKEQLETSRREIVGLQERDRQLQCKNKNLHQLLKSEKDEVQKLQNIVASRATQYNHDMKRKEREYNKLKERFHQLLMNKKDKKIAMDVLNYVGRVDGKRGAWRTGKTEARNEEEMYKALLNDYEQRQKQLLVENAELKKLLQQMKKEIISLLPPQKQKPKEKTEDDNGTVLSDMEEDPGEANKENVWELSCETVREQLANSIRKQWRMLKNHVENLDNQVSHVHSGSLHNKDTISREDHELEVERLQSEIHQCKEMIKTQQHLLQQLTSPCDDDTNMLLQDCYLLEEKERLKEEWKLFREQKKNFERERKSFTDAAIRLGLERKAFEEDRGAWLKQQFLSMTSDHGKPQCAYLGNSDLDTTLPNFRPCQKRLNHFSSVPKCSDACGATQRVYENSSSAPLDKTTEDRKLNHMRREQLRKIQTCDASCVVQRNADSFHTLLPANLGTERMDPSP